The following proteins are co-located in the Citrobacter freundii ATCC 8090 = MTCC 1658 = NBRC 12681 genome:
- a CDS encoding HofP DNA utilization family protein, translated as MMVERWLLACISVLMLTGMRNPFLPPEDRCQIAELSTWRFQGMVSQGTRPIGIVQDSQKKWRRVKRNDVLKNGWTIMQITAQNITLDTEKNCEPPRWQWQRQGAVNEAMDSVDSNGTGGRDNERAGDETAKRDAGGR; from the coding sequence ATGATGGTTGAACGCTGGTTGTTGGCATGTATAAGCGTACTGATGCTCACCGGTATGCGTAATCCCTTCCTGCCGCCGGAGGACCGTTGTCAAATTGCTGAGCTGTCGACATGGCGTTTTCAGGGCATGGTGAGTCAGGGCACACGACCCATCGGCATCGTTCAGGATAGCCAGAAAAAATGGCGGCGGGTTAAGCGAAATGACGTCCTGAAAAACGGTTGGACGATTATGCAGATAACGGCCCAGAACATAACCCTCGACACAGAAAAAAACTGCGAACCGCCGCGGTGGCAGTGGCAGCGACAAGGAGCGGTAAATGAAGCGATGGATAGCGTTGATAGTAATGGCACTGGCGGTCGGGATAACGAGCGCGCTGGCGACGAAACCGCAAAACGTGACGCTGGTGGTCGATGA
- the hofQ gene encoding DNA uptake porin HofQ, producing the protein MKRWIALIVMALAVGITSALATKPQNVTLVVDDVPVTQVLQALAEQEQKNLVISPDVSGVLSLHLTDVPWKQALQTVVKSAGLVLRQEGNVLHVHSVQWQSENAARQENEQARIQASLPLEHRSIILHYADATELVKAGEKLLSAKGSMTVDKRTNRLLLRDNRVVLDTLETWVAQMDLPVAQVELAAHIVTINEKSLRELGVKWSLADAQQPGAVGNVTTLASDLSVATATSRVGFNIGRINGRLLELELSALEQKQQLDIIASPRLLASHLQPASIKQGSEIPYQVSSGESGATSVEFKEAVLGMEVTPTVLQKGRIRLKLHISQNVPGQVLQQADGEVLAIDKQEIETQVEVRSGETIALGGIFSHKNKSAADSVPLLGDIPWLGSLFRHDGKEDERRELVVFITPRLVSTE; encoded by the coding sequence ATGAAGCGATGGATAGCGTTGATAGTAATGGCACTGGCGGTCGGGATAACGAGCGCGCTGGCGACGAAACCGCAAAACGTGACGCTGGTGGTCGATGATGTGCCGGTTACGCAGGTATTGCAGGCGCTGGCTGAACAGGAACAAAAAAACCTGGTGATTTCGCCGGATGTCAGCGGTGTGCTGTCGCTGCATTTGACGGATGTCCCCTGGAAGCAGGCATTGCAGACGGTGGTAAAAAGTGCCGGTCTGGTATTACGTCAGGAAGGCAACGTCCTGCATGTGCATTCTGTTCAATGGCAGAGTGAAAATGCGGCTCGTCAGGAAAACGAGCAGGCGCGGATTCAGGCTAGTCTTCCGCTGGAACATCGCAGCATCATTTTGCACTATGCTGATGCCACCGAGCTGGTAAAAGCCGGAGAAAAGCTGCTCAGTGCTAAAGGAAGCATGACGGTGGATAAACGAACCAACCGCTTACTGCTGCGTGACAATCGTGTTGTTCTCGACACCCTGGAAACGTGGGTAGCGCAAATGGATTTGCCAGTTGCCCAGGTTGAACTGGCGGCGCATATCGTCACCATTAATGAAAAAAGTTTGCGTGAGCTGGGGGTGAAGTGGTCACTGGCTGACGCACAACAACCGGGGGCGGTTGGGAATGTCACAACGCTTGCCAGCGATCTCTCTGTAGCCACCGCCACATCCCGTGTGGGATTTAACATTGGCCGTATTAACGGTCGTTTACTGGAACTGGAGTTGTCTGCGCTGGAGCAAAAACAGCAACTGGATATCATTGCCAGTCCACGATTACTGGCATCTCACCTGCAACCTGCCAGTATTAAGCAGGGCAGTGAGATCCCTTATCAGGTCTCCAGCGGTGAAAGCGGTGCGACATCCGTCGAGTTCAAGGAAGCGGTACTGGGGATGGAGGTGACGCCAACGGTGTTGCAGAAAGGGAGAATCAGGCTGAAACTGCATATCAGCCAGAATGTTCCGGGACAGGTTCTACAACAGGCAGATGGCGAAGTGCTGGCTATCGACAAGCAAGAGATTGAAACGCAGGTCGAGGTAAGAAGCGGCGAGACGATTGCGCTTGGCGGGATTTTTTCACATAAGAATAAATCCGCAGCCGACAGCGTGCCGCTATTAGGCGACATTCCCTGGCTTGGCTCTCTTTTTCGCCATGATGGTAAAGAAGATGAACGGCGCGAATTAGTGGTCTTTATAACGCCCAGACTGGTTTCAACGGAATAA
- the aroK gene encoding shikimate kinase AroK: MAEKRNIFLVGPMGAGKSTIGRQLAQQLNMEFYDSDQEIEKRTGADVGWVFDVEGEDGFRDREEKVINELTEKQGIVLATGGGSVKSRETRNRLSARGVVVYLETTIEKQLARTQRDKKRPLLQVESPPREVLEALADERNPLYEEIADVTIRTDDQSAKVVANQIIHMLESN; encoded by the coding sequence ATGGCAGAGAAACGCAATATCTTTCTGGTTGGGCCTATGGGTGCCGGAAAAAGCACTATTGGGCGCCAGTTAGCTCAACAACTCAATATGGAATTTTACGATTCTGATCAAGAGATTGAGAAACGAACCGGAGCTGATGTGGGCTGGGTCTTCGATGTAGAAGGTGAAGACGGCTTCCGTGATCGCGAAGAAAAAGTCATCAACGAGTTGACGGAAAAACAGGGTATTGTGCTGGCAACTGGCGGTGGCTCTGTAAAATCACGTGAAACACGTAACCGTCTTTCCGCGCGTGGCGTCGTGGTCTATCTTGAAACGACAATTGAAAAACAACTTGCGCGTACTCAACGTGACAAGAAACGCCCGTTGCTGCAGGTAGAATCACCGCCTCGTGAAGTTCTGGAAGCGTTGGCTGACGAACGCAATCCTCTGTACGAAGAGATTGCTGACGTGACCATTCGCACCGACGATCAGAGCGCAAAAGTCGTAGCAAACCAGATTATTCATATGTTGGAAAGCAACTAA
- the aroB gene encoding 3-dehydroquinate synthase, with product MERITVTLGERSYPITIAAGLFNEPASFLPLKSGDQVMLVTNETLAPLYLDKVRGVLEQAGVNVDSVILPDGEQHKSLTVLDTVFTALLQKPHGRDTTLVALGGGVIGDLTGFAAASYQRGVRFIQVPTTLLSQVDSSVGGKTAVNHPLGKNMIGAFYQPASVVVDLDCLKTLPARELASGLAEVIKYGIILDGEFFSWLEDNLDALLRLDGPAMAYCIRRCCELKAEVVAADEREMGLRALLNLGHTFGHAIEAEMGYGNWLHGEAVAAGMVMAARTSERLGQFTSADTQRIITLLQRAGLPVNGPREMSTEAYLPHMLRDKKVLAGEIRLVLPRAIGKSEVRGGVSHEVVLNAIADCQQA from the coding sequence ATGGAGAGGATCACAGTCACTCTCGGGGAACGTAGTTACCCTATCACCATCGCGGCTGGTTTGTTCAATGAGCCAGCTTCATTCTTACCGCTGAAATCGGGCGATCAGGTTATGTTGGTGACCAACGAAACCCTGGCCCCCCTTTATCTCGATAAGGTTCGCGGCGTACTTGAACAGGCGGGTGTTAACGTTGATAGCGTTATCCTTCCCGATGGCGAGCAGCATAAAAGCCTGACGGTTCTGGATACGGTTTTCACCGCGTTACTGCAAAAACCGCACGGTCGTGATACCACGTTAGTTGCCCTTGGCGGCGGCGTGATTGGCGATCTGACCGGTTTTGCGGCAGCCAGCTATCAACGTGGTGTTCGTTTTATTCAAGTCCCGACAACCCTGTTGTCGCAGGTCGACTCCTCCGTTGGCGGCAAAACCGCCGTAAACCATCCCCTCGGTAAAAACATGATTGGCGCGTTTTACCAACCGGCCTCCGTGGTGGTGGATCTCGATTGTCTGAAAACGCTTCCTGCGCGTGAGCTGGCATCGGGGCTGGCGGAAGTGATCAAATACGGCATCATTCTTGACGGTGAATTTTTCAGCTGGCTGGAAGACAATCTGGATGCGTTGTTGCGTCTGGACGGTCCGGCGATGGCGTACTGTATTCGTCGTTGTTGTGAGCTGAAAGCAGAAGTTGTCGCAGCAGACGAGCGCGAAATGGGCTTACGTGCTTTACTGAATCTGGGGCACACGTTTGGCCATGCGATCGAAGCTGAAATGGGTTATGGCAATTGGTTACATGGTGAAGCAGTTGCAGCAGGTATGGTAATGGCTGCCCGTACGTCTGAACGTTTGGGTCAGTTCACCTCCGCTGATACGCAGCGCATCATTACGCTGTTACAGCGAGCAGGCTTACCGGTGAATGGGCCGCGTGAAATGTCCACTGAGGCTTATCTGCCGCACATGCTGCGAGATAAAAAAGTGTTAGCGGGAGAGATTCGTTTGGTGCTTCCGCGAGCGATAGGGAAGAGTGAAGTGCGCGGCGGAGTGTCGCACGAGGTGGTTCTTAACGCTATTGCTGATTGCCAGCAGGCGTAA
- the damX gene encoding cell division protein DamX has protein sequence MDEFKPEDELKPDPSDRRTGRSRQSSERDNEPQINFDDVDLDADDRRPARARKERDEEQNIEEEYESDDDTVDEERVERRPRKRKKAASKPASRQYMMMGVGVLVLLLLIIGIGSALKAPSSSSNEQAASGEKSIDLSGSNATNQASATTPATGAEQTAGNTQQDVSLPPISSTPTQGQAPAATEGQQRVEVQGDLNNALTQPQGQEQVNNAVVNSTLPTEPATVAPMRNGNAARQTAKTETTERPAATHQERKQAVIEPKSKPQTTVKATPTEPKPVAQAKPTATAPTTTTKAPVVTATPKATAEPKATTTAPAQTATPAPTATATTTTPVAGGAKSAGNVGALKSAPSSHYTLQLSSSSNYDNLNGWAKKENLKNYVVYQTTRNGQPWYVLVTGVYASKEDAKRAVSTLPADIQAKNPWAKPLHQVQADLK, from the coding sequence ATGGATGAATTCAAACCAGAAGACGAGCTGAAACCCGATCCCAGCGATCGTCGTACTGGTCGTTCTCGTCAATCGTCTGAACGCGATAATGAGCCGCAAATCAATTTTGATGATGTTGATCTGGATGCTGACGATCGCCGTCCTGCGCGCGCACGCAAAGAGCGTGATGAAGAGCAGAACATTGAAGAAGAGTATGAATCTGATGACGATACCGTGGATGAAGAGCGTGTAGAACGTCGTCCGCGCAAGCGTAAGAAAGCCGCCAGCAAGCCTGCCTCCCGCCAGTATATGATGATGGGCGTAGGGGTTCTGGTACTGCTGCTGCTGATTATCGGCATTGGTTCTGCGCTGAAAGCCCCCTCATCTTCTTCCAATGAGCAGGCAGCATCTGGTGAGAAGAGCATCGATCTCTCTGGCAGCAATGCAACGAATCAGGCGAGTGCAACGACACCTGCAACGGGCGCAGAGCAGACTGCTGGCAATACCCAGCAGGATGTTTCCCTGCCACCGATTTCCTCTACCCCGACTCAAGGTCAGGCACCTGCGGCAACTGAAGGGCAGCAGCGTGTTGAAGTGCAGGGCGATTTGAACAACGCTCTGACACAACCGCAAGGCCAGGAGCAAGTTAACAACGCTGTGGTTAACTCTACGCTGCCGACCGAACCTGCGACCGTTGCGCCGATGCGTAATGGTAATGCTGCGCGCCAGACTGCGAAAACGGAAACGACTGAACGTCCTGCGGCTACGCATCAGGAACGTAAACAGGCCGTAATTGAGCCAAAGAGCAAACCGCAAACTACGGTGAAAGCGACGCCGACAGAGCCGAAACCTGTTGCCCAGGCAAAACCAACCGCAACTGCGCCGACTACCACAACCAAAGCGCCTGTGGTAACCGCTACGCCGAAAGCGACCGCTGAGCCGAAAGCAACCACGACGGCGCCAGCACAGACCGCAACGCCTGCGCCAACGGCGACAGCAACAACGACAACACCTGTTGCTGGCGGAGCGAAAAGTGCAGGTAACGTTGGAGCGTTAAAATCTGCGCCGTCCAGCCATTACACGCTGCAGCTCAGCAGTTCTTCTAACTACGACAATCTGAACGGTTGGGCGAAGAAAGAAAACTTGAAGAACTATGTGGTGTACCAGACGACGCGTAACGGTCAACCGTGGTATGTTCTGGTGACAGGCGTGTATGCGTCTAAAGAAGATGCGAAACGTGCAGTGTCTACGTTACCCGCTGATATTCAGGCGAAAAACCCGTGGGCAAAACCGCTGCACCAGGTTCAGGCCGATTTGAAGTAA